Proteins from a single region of Aquirhabdus parva:
- a CDS encoding ATP-binding protein, whose amino-acid sequence MRFQIVNKDVKNRGDFKILELSKYVSNDDNIFTLLVGKNSSGKSRLLASVITDFKKSADRYQYYPPSKIIAISTGANDKFPRVSDINTSYLFYSPRNKIDRAKRPLSTRNPLFKTDFLHLERIFDYIALEDYFVRYNFKAISGILSHLGLTENFNVSYNINSVVFDQYFDEIYGSKTSEEIDSSSSFFYEPAKLKDVPRNIRVEFIEFFLTRDKNFSVNIESRHGFSSFLRSTKDLFIYLVEINVLRISKISFYEKKTKSRIGLADLSSGQISFLGIFLTLAVFLENNALVCIDEPEISFHPEWQLDFMYVLQKYFSHYKGCHFIIATHSPQIVSGLRNDNGFILDLETDILHRADSYKCSADVQLAEVFGYPGYNNEYLIRLAMNYIAMIIDDKFVSFEEEEKEKIRMLFKLVDNLDASDTAAVLIKQMGNFMAVKEVPL is encoded by the coding sequence ATGAGGTTTCAGATTGTTAATAAGGATGTAAAAAATAGAGGGGACTTTAAGATTCTTGAGTTATCTAAATATGTTAGTAATGATGATAATATTTTTACACTATTAGTAGGGAAAAATTCATCTGGGAAGAGTCGGTTGCTTGCATCTGTTATTACTGATTTCAAGAAAAGTGCCGATCGTTATCAATATTATCCACCGTCTAAGATAATTGCTATTTCTACTGGAGCTAATGATAAGTTTCCAAGAGTTTCAGATATTAATACAAGCTATTTGTTTTATAGTCCAAGAAATAAAATAGATCGAGCTAAGCGACCTTTATCAACAAGAAATCCTCTATTCAAAACTGATTTCTTGCATTTAGAACGTATTTTTGACTATATTGCTTTGGAGGATTATTTTGTAAGATATAATTTCAAAGCTATATCGGGAATATTGTCTCACTTGGGGTTAACAGAAAATTTTAATGTGTCCTATAATATTAATTCAGTAGTTTTTGATCAATATTTTGATGAAATTTATGGATCTAAAACATCAGAGGAGATAGATAGCTCCTCCTCCTTCTTCTATGAACCAGCGAAATTGAAGGATGTTCCCAGAAATATCAGGGTTGAATTTATTGAATTTTTTTTGACAAGGGATAAGAATTTTTCAGTAAATATTGAATCTCGTCATGGATTTAGTAGCTTTCTTCGCTCAACAAAAGATTTATTTATCTATCTGGTCGAGATTAATGTTTTACGTATTTCTAAAATATCATTTTATGAAAAAAAAACTAAAAGCAGAATCGGTCTAGCAGATTTAAGTTCTGGGCAAATTTCTTTCCTTGGCATATTCTTAACCTTGGCAGTTTTTCTTGAGAATAATGCTTTAGTTTGTATTGATGAGCCTGAAATTAGCTTTCATCCTGAATGGCAATTGGACTTTATGTATGTATTGCAAAAGTACTTCAGTCATTATAAGGGATGTCATTTCATAATTGCGACACATTCCCCTCAAATAGTCTCTGGGTTGCGTAATGATAATGGTTTTATTTTGGACTTGGAGACGGACATTTTGCATAGAGCTGATTCTTATAAATGTTCGGCAGATGTCCAACTTGCAGAGGTTTTTGGTTATCCAGGCTATAATAATGAATATTTAATTCGACTGGCAATGAATTATATTGCTATGATTATAGATGATAAATTCGTTAGTTTTGAAGAAGAAGAAAAAGAAAAAATTCGGATGCTATTTAAACTTGTTGATAATCTTGATGCTAGTGATACGGCGGCGGTTCTAATTAAACAGATGGGTAATTTCATGGCAGTAAAGGAGGTGCCATTGTGA
- a CDS encoding DUF6988 family protein: protein MSITTLEFENLLNKSVHFQNEIIDLLSLSTFDQSKRIVTSRVMCEISLEHAISFTVLLTSDCFTSAICLIRLQYESLVRSIWCLYAALDASIEIISNELTIESENKANKLPMLGDMLKQIEGKAPQHLLEKLLEIKHYSWKPSSSFIHAGLHARNRHSEGYPLGLLEQVLKNSNGMLAMVAQMFIILTGVPQMMERIHKLYKGYADCFPVSKD, encoded by the coding sequence ATGAGTATTACTACATTAGAATTTGAAAATTTGCTAAATAAATCTGTTCATTTCCAAAATGAGATCATAGATTTGTTGTCGTTGAGCACTTTTGATCAGTCTAAAAGGATTGTAACGAGCAGAGTTATGTGTGAGATTTCGTTAGAACATGCTATTAGCTTTACAGTTCTATTAACATCTGACTGCTTCACTTCTGCAATTTGCTTAATAAGGCTTCAATATGAATCTTTGGTTAGAAGTATATGGTGTCTTTATGCTGCTTTGGATGCATCAATAGAAATCATTTCAAATGAATTGACAATAGAATCGGAAAATAAGGCGAATAAATTGCCGATGCTAGGTGACATGCTCAAGCAAATTGAGGGGAAAGCACCACAGCATCTTTTAGAAAAGTTGCTTGAAATTAAACATTACTCTTGGAAGCCAAGTAGCTCATTTATACATGCGGGGCTTCATGCTAGAAATAGGCACTCCGAAGGATATCCACTCGGTCTATTGGAACAAGTATTAAAAAACTCTAATGGTATGCTGGCAATGGTAGCTCAAATGTTTATTATTTTGACAGGAGTCCCGCAAATGATGGAAAGAATTCATAAGCTTTATAAGGGTTATGCAGATTGTTTTCCTGTTTCCAAAGATTAA
- a CDS encoding recombinase family protein produces the protein MSRIFAYVRVSTADQTTDNQILEIKQAGFTIASTRIISESISGSVAASERPQFRKLVDRLEHDDVLVVTKLDRLGRNAMDVRATVEQLERSGVKVVCLALGGVDLTSASGKMTMSVIVAVAEFERDLLIERTQAGLQRAKSEGKTLGRPSALTCEQKQQVKAKLANGENVSSVAREFKTTRQTIMRVRDAA, from the coding sequence ATGTCACGCATTTTTGCATATGTTCGAGTATCAACTGCTGATCAGACCACTGACAATCAAATCTTAGAGATAAAACAAGCAGGATTTACTATTGCTTCCACTCGCATCATTTCAGAGAGTATCAGTGGTTCAGTCGCTGCAAGTGAACGTCCACAATTCAGAAAACTGGTAGATCGATTAGAGCATGATGATGTTTTAGTCGTGACTAAGCTTGATCGACTTGGACGTAATGCAATGGACGTACGAGCCACTGTTGAACAACTAGAGCGCTCAGGTGTAAAGGTCGTTTGTCTTGCACTTGGTGGGGTTGATCTAACAAGCGCTAGTGGCAAAATGACAATGTCAGTTATTGTGGCTGTGGCTGAGTTCGAACGTGATTTATTGATTGAGCGTACTCAAGCTGGGCTACAACGCGCTAAATCAGAAGGAAAGACATTAGGGCGACCTAGTGCCCTTACCTGTGAACAAAAGCAGCAAGTAAAGGCTAAACTAGCGAATGGAGAGAATGTTTCCAGTGTGGCTAGGGAATTTAAGACCACACGTCAAACCATCATGCGTGTTCGAGATGCGGCTTAG
- a CDS encoding YagK/YfjJ domain-containing protein, whose protein sequence is MMTSPYLIGNNPMYLGFKLNKGNAKENYKYDTNQLDNIIGLLTQARDTISRPCVYEATLILEPPFVMDEIIQPSNFDVKSLKTVLIADSYSYHWTIEHSKKDTYHIHIMIIFSRDEFNPFTHWRVLQRRLSQLDGVVSAAIKPRHNNLGKFHDLTDDAEYVDAIKRFTYQAKMNQKVNLSFKERSFGCSKLDQRYKISRRDVRIIHEFVELNTLKF, encoded by the coding sequence ATGATGACTTCGCCGTACCTGATCGGTAACAATCCAATGTATTTAGGTTTTAAATTAAACAAAGGCAATGCCAAGGAGAATTATAAATACGATACCAATCAACTTGATAATATTATAGGACTGCTCACTCAAGCGAGAGACACAATTTCCCGCCCTTGCGTTTATGAAGCAACTTTAATACTCGAACCTCCCTTTGTCATGGATGAAATTATTCAGCCATCAAACTTTGATGTTAAGTCGTTAAAAACCGTTTTGATAGCCGACTCTTATTCATACCATTGGACAATAGAGCATTCAAAGAAAGATACCTACCACATCCACATCATGATTATCTTTAGTCGAGACGAGTTCAATCCATTCACGCATTGGCGAGTGTTACAGAGGCGACTGAGTCAACTTGATGGGGTGGTCAGTGCAGCTATTAAGCCTCGTCATAATAATCTAGGAAAATTTCATGATTTAACAGATGATGCTGAGTATGTTGATGCTATTAAACGTTTCACGTACCAAGCCAAGATGAATCAGAAAGTCAATTTAAGCTTTAAAGAGCGGAGTTTCGGGTGTAGTAAACTGGATCAGAGATATAAGATTTCTCGAAGAGATGTACGAATCATCCATGAATTTGTAGAACTCAATACATTGAAGTTTTAG
- a CDS encoding DUF927 domain-containing protein, translated as MTISTTATDISNQITLSELMKLERFCPFTINGIAYELHLDGENQGVYATYGKQTVWLSSPVQIIATTCSKDGNNWGRILQWHDTQGSIHRWVMPTELLAGTTAAISRELLSKGLHISQRPSDLNKFVNYLQGYPTDQHILCVDRIGWCDGAFVLPDCVIGGEEEIIFQSSLGVVCAFAESGTLDKWIEHVSKPSQGNSRLIFSLSVSFAGSLLNLVSESNGGFHLRGSSSIGKSVALDLASSVWGNPEKYRRQWRATDNGLEGLAVTHNDGLLILDEIKQCDQRSIGDAVYMLMNGQGKTRATKQGSAKAVSAWRLLVLSNGEESLASIMSQGRQAIKAGQEIRLADIPADAGAGLGIFEQLHGTESPSTFADNLKVAAASYYGLAGKAWLKYLTSDLNGATRRAHELIRRFMEEHVPSGSNGQVMRVARRFAVVAAGGEMAGEANITGWQFGEAMQATARCFQDWLDGFGRDNSFEETEILRQVLSFIQVHGSSRFQSMTSDSTKSTYNRVGFYSTELKEGIQSTFPVPHSDQDYETTYSIFPNSFRNEVCKGLDPKLVERVLIKRGWLKPENERVATRKIRIPDHNNPTRMYVLTPKAWDEEGEG; from the coding sequence ATGACGATTTCAACGACAGCAACAGATATTTCTAATCAAATTACTCTTTCTGAGCTAATGAAGCTAGAGCGATTTTGTCCTTTTACAATTAATGGGATAGCGTATGAGTTACATCTTGATGGGGAAAATCAAGGAGTCTATGCAACTTATGGCAAACAAACTGTGTGGCTATCTTCTCCTGTCCAAATCATTGCAACAACATGTAGTAAAGATGGAAACAATTGGGGGCGTATTCTGCAATGGCATGACACCCAAGGGTCAATTCATCGTTGGGTAATGCCCACTGAGCTATTGGCAGGCACGACCGCAGCAATTAGTCGTGAGCTATTGAGTAAAGGCTTACATATTAGTCAAAGACCCTCCGATCTTAATAAATTTGTCAACTACTTGCAAGGCTACCCTACAGATCAGCATATTTTGTGCGTTGATCGTATTGGGTGGTGTGACGGCGCATTTGTACTGCCTGATTGTGTGATTGGTGGGGAGGAGGAAATTATTTTCCAGAGTTCCCTAGGAGTAGTTTGTGCTTTTGCTGAATCTGGAACTTTAGATAAGTGGATAGAGCATGTATCTAAGCCATCTCAAGGCAATAGTCGTTTGATCTTTTCTTTATCGGTGTCATTTGCTGGATCGTTATTGAATTTAGTGAGTGAGAGTAATGGTGGATTTCATTTACGCGGGTCTAGTTCTATCGGCAAAAGTGTCGCTCTTGATCTTGCATCCAGTGTCTGGGGCAATCCAGAGAAATACCGCCGCCAGTGGCGAGCAACAGATAATGGATTAGAAGGATTGGCTGTTACTCATAATGATGGCTTACTTATCCTTGATGAGATTAAACAATGTGATCAGCGTTCAATTGGGGACGCGGTTTATATGTTGATGAATGGTCAAGGAAAGACCAGAGCAACCAAACAGGGTTCAGCAAAAGCTGTTAGCGCATGGCGTTTACTAGTGTTATCAAATGGCGAAGAGTCTTTAGCATCGATAATGAGCCAAGGACGGCAAGCTATTAAAGCAGGACAGGAAATTCGTTTAGCTGATATTCCCGCTGATGCTGGAGCTGGTTTAGGTATTTTTGAACAACTACACGGTACGGAAAGTCCGAGTACTTTTGCTGATAACTTGAAAGTCGCCGCTGCAAGTTACTACGGGCTTGCTGGGAAAGCATGGCTTAAATATCTCACTTCAGATCTAAATGGGGCTACACGGCGTGCTCATGAGCTTATAAGGCGGTTTATGGAAGAACATGTCCCTAGTGGATCAAATGGGCAAGTTATGCGTGTTGCTCGTCGTTTTGCCGTGGTTGCTGCGGGTGGCGAAATGGCAGGGGAAGCGAATATAACAGGCTGGCAATTTGGTGAAGCAATGCAGGCAACTGCACGTTGTTTTCAGGATTGGTTAGATGGCTTTGGTCGTGACAATAGCTTTGAAGAAACAGAGATATTGCGACAAGTCCTGTCTTTTATTCAAGTTCATGGTTCTAGTCGTTTTCAGAGTATGACAAGCGACTCTACTAAGTCTACTTATAACCGAGTAGGCTTCTATAGCACAGAGCTTAAAGAGGGTATTCAGTCAACTTTCCCAGTTCCACATTCTGATCAAGATTATGAAACAACTTATAGTATCTTTCCGAATTCATTTAGAAATGAAGTTTGTAAAGGATTAGATCCTAAACTTGTTGAAAGGGTGTTGATCAAGCGTGGTTGGTTAAAGCCTGAGAATGAGAGAGTTGCAACCAGAAAGATAAGGATTCCTGATCATAATAATCCAACCAGAATGTATGTGCTGACTCCTAAAGCTTGGGATGAAGAAGGGGAGGGTTAA
- a CDS encoding helix-turn-helix transcriptional regulator, whose protein sequence is MHNRMNHTQNGEVKQLAKGGMSRLRDILPLLPFGKTKLYDLVAKGKFPAPYSLGANMVAWKNDEVYQWIDQQVVGQVSMSGGR, encoded by the coding sequence ATGCATAATCGTATGAATCATACACAAAACGGAGAGGTAAAGCAACTAGCAAAAGGGGGAATGAGTCGATTAAGAGACATTTTGCCATTATTGCCATTTGGAAAAACCAAGCTTTACGATTTGGTCGCAAAAGGGAAGTTTCCAGCCCCTTATTCGTTAGGTGCGAATATGGTTGCATGGAAAAACGATGAAGTTTACCAATGGATTGATCAACAAGTCGTTGGGCAAGTTTCAATGAGTGGAGGGCGGTAA
- the herA gene encoding anti-phage-associated helicase HerA: protein MSKVPEITAEVIAVFPDRVKISVDDIAAFSDGKSIKVGSYLRITDTEDCALIAIIENFCIEVTSNFERRHIIEALPLGIIKEGRFIRGGDTLTIPPTGVAPATEDDIRMIFADSVAPEKKFEFCSLVSNSSIPVPVDGNRFFNKHIAVVGSTGSGKSHTITKIIQNAVAAKAGNFSLNNSHVVIFDIHSEYKTAFPNANFLDVASLHLPYWLLNSEELEEVLLDTGERDNYNQSSVFRNLITENKRMHNPGMTSVFYDSPLKFNIHQVLNALYNIKNETINAKNEMRYMIVDPSYSLLADGKTDTSHGLQLTTEERLNKYFESRLEFHPTKSQNITNGSYADKTLDKFFTRFESKVAQQRLDFLFGSAADAATLESTLMTLMGYGETNSNVTIIDLSGVPFEVLSITVSLISRIVFEYGYHYKVLRSAAGETVNTDAPILLVYEEAHKYVPNSDLARFRASKLSIERIAKEGRKYGVTLLLSSQRPSEISETIFSQCSNFLAMRLTNSNDQRYVSRLLPDTLGNLCEKLPTLGAGEALLIGEAVVMPSLVQIATCFPVPSSNDIPYFELWKEEWKNVHFEAIKKAWLKI, encoded by the coding sequence ATGAGCAAAGTTCCAGAGATAACAGCCGAAGTAATTGCGGTGTTTCCAGACAGGGTAAAAATATCTGTTGATGACATAGCAGCTTTTTCCGATGGCAAAAGTATCAAAGTTGGATCCTATCTTCGAATTACAGACACTGAGGATTGTGCTCTTATCGCAATCATCGAAAACTTCTGTATCGAGGTCACAAGTAATTTTGAGCGTAGGCACATCATCGAGGCCCTACCGCTCGGCATTATTAAGGAGGGGAGGTTCATTAGGGGCGGTGACACACTTACCATTCCACCGACTGGAGTGGCCCCAGCAACGGAGGATGACATCAGAATGATTTTTGCTGATTCCGTTGCTCCAGAAAAGAAATTTGAGTTTTGCTCATTGGTTTCTAATTCTAGTATCCCCGTGCCAGTAGACGGAAATCGTTTTTTCAATAAGCATATTGCTGTTGTCGGTTCAACAGGTTCTGGAAAATCCCACACTATCACTAAGATCATTCAAAATGCGGTGGCGGCGAAGGCTGGTAATTTTTCTCTGAATAACTCCCATGTTGTTATATTTGATATTCACTCCGAATACAAAACAGCATTTCCAAACGCTAATTTTCTTGACGTAGCAAGTCTTCATCTTCCTTATTGGCTGCTGAACAGTGAGGAGCTTGAAGAGGTTCTATTGGATACAGGGGAACGAGACAATTACAACCAATCATCTGTGTTTCGTAATTTAATTACTGAAAATAAAAGAATGCACAATCCTGGAATGACATCAGTCTTCTACGACAGCCCCTTAAAATTTAATATTCATCAAGTATTAAATGCATTATACAATATCAAGAATGAGACAATAAACGCAAAAAATGAGATGCGTTATATGATTGTAGACCCGTCCTACAGCTTATTAGCAGATGGTAAAACGGATACTTCCCACGGTCTGCAATTAACAACAGAAGAGCGCCTTAATAAATATTTCGAGAGTCGTTTAGAATTCCATCCCACTAAATCACAAAATATCACGAATGGCAGTTATGCTGATAAAACACTAGATAAATTCTTCACCCGTTTCGAGTCAAAGGTTGCGCAACAAAGACTGGATTTTCTGTTTGGGTCCGCGGCTGATGCTGCGACCTTAGAAAGCACATTGATGACCTTAATGGGCTATGGAGAGACAAACTCAAATGTTACCATTATTGATTTGAGTGGCGTACCCTTTGAGGTCCTGAGTATCACCGTATCCCTCATTTCGAGAATAGTCTTTGAATATGGCTATCATTATAAGGTATTGCGAAGCGCTGCTGGAGAAACTGTAAATACCGACGCTCCGATCTTACTTGTCTATGAAGAGGCGCATAAGTATGTACCTAACAGTGATTTAGCCAGATTTAGAGCATCCAAGCTTTCAATCGAGCGAATTGCGAAAGAAGGTCGTAAATACGGAGTCACACTTTTGCTTTCAAGCCAGAGACCTTCTGAAATATCCGAGACAATATTCTCACAATGCAGTAACTTTTTAGCTATGCGTTTGACTAATTCGAATGACCAACGTTACGTGTCAAGACTATTGCCAGACACGCTTGGAAATTTGTGTGAGAAGTTACCGACCTTAGGAGCGGGAGAGGCTTTGCTTATTGGAGAGGCCGTTGTAATGCCATCGTTGGTTCAAATAGCTACATGTTTTCCAGTGCCATCGTCCAACGACATCCCTTACTTTGAGCTATGGAAAGAAGAATGGAAAAATGTACATTTCGAGGCGATTAAAAAGGCATGGCTTAAAATATAG
- a CDS encoding DUF4297 family anti-phage-associated protein: MANRSAHATIKGYFYQFDKTILEILEATSLVAKVVIEGIEDIDINDGHAVSLIQCKYYEGTEYVHSVIKDAVIHMLRHFKAANCPASQTFRYCIYGHYKEGQDKLPTSLDLIFLKKHFLSYTEKSVRHEVHNELGVSDAELILFLNLLKIDLLAPEYNEQQRLVHASLKRCLPHSEVADTEAFYYPRAINAIQTLAIQADVSKRTITKGDFISLVDQKEIVFSRWLLERFGKEHYAKSIKRKYFTFHGINIPKISRVFIIDISMDFKLSEAMTLLREIGERFSHKERSRTPDEDRFCPYVLLHGIEAIDMAKLKNEMYRQGVLFQDGYPFLGADFYQDQLAILPSKRFLIKIKFIPSVDHLVTCFNGIHGSSIEFFDFFKTVPIKSKFRPAGAAYNEIQIPYTYFINEIFRS, encoded by the coding sequence ATGGCCAACCGTTCAGCACATGCAACCATCAAAGGTTATTTTTACCAGTTTGATAAAACGATACTAGAAATTCTTGAGGCAACATCACTGGTCGCGAAAGTTGTCATAGAAGGTATAGAGGATATCGATATAAATGATGGGCATGCTGTCTCACTAATCCAATGCAAATACTACGAAGGCACGGAGTACGTCCATTCAGTAATTAAAGACGCAGTAATCCACATGCTTCGCCACTTTAAAGCAGCAAATTGTCCTGCTAGCCAGACCTTTAGATATTGCATCTACGGGCATTATAAGGAAGGTCAAGATAAGCTCCCTACTAGCCTTGATTTGATTTTCCTCAAAAAACATTTTTTAAGCTATACGGAAAAAAGTGTTCGGCATGAAGTTCATAACGAACTTGGTGTCAGCGATGCTGAACTTATCCTTTTTTTAAATTTATTAAAGATCGATCTACTGGCGCCAGAATACAACGAGCAACAGAGGCTAGTGCATGCCTCACTTAAACGTTGCTTACCGCATAGTGAGGTTGCTGATACGGAGGCTTTCTATTATCCCAGAGCTATAAATGCCATTCAGACACTAGCGATTCAAGCCGATGTGAGCAAGCGAACAATAACGAAGGGGGATTTCATATCTCTTGTCGATCAGAAGGAAATCGTTTTTAGCAGATGGCTGTTAGAAAGGTTTGGAAAGGAACACTATGCAAAAAGCATAAAAAGGAAATATTTCACTTTCCATGGTATCAATATTCCAAAAATTTCCCGCGTTTTTATTATTGATATCAGTATGGATTTCAAACTTTCAGAGGCCATGACACTTTTACGTGAAATAGGGGAGCGTTTCTCCCATAAGGAGCGCTCGCGTACTCCAGATGAGGATCGGTTTTGTCCCTATGTACTTTTGCATGGGATCGAAGCCATAGACATGGCAAAATTAAAAAATGAAATGTACAGACAAGGCGTACTTTTTCAAGATGGATACCCGTTTCTCGGTGCTGACTTTTACCAAGATCAATTGGCTATTCTTCCGTCAAAAAGATTCCTAATAAAAATAAAATTTATACCGTCAGTGGATCATCTAGTGACATGCTTCAATGGCATACACGGTTCTAGTATAGAGTTCTTCGATTTTTTTAAAACGGTGCCGATTAAAAGTAAATTCAGACCTGCAGGGGCAGCTTACAACGAGATTCAGATCCCCTATACCTATTTTATTAATGAGATATTCCGATCATGA
- a CDS encoding OFA family MFS transporter: protein MNHYTLLSKERTIAKPGFNRWLVPPAALAIHLCIGMAYGFSVFWLPLSKAIGIDKAVACPTGSGLMTQLFTQSCDWSVSTLSIMYTLFFVFLGSSAFLFGGWLEHAGPRKAGLVAAVCWCGGLLLTALGVYEHQLWLMWLGGGVIGGIGLGLGYISPVSTLIKWFPDKRGMATGMAIMGFGGGAMIGAPLADFLMRHFATPTSVGVWQTFLVLAGIYFIFMVGGAFGYRVPATGWKPSGWSEYSSKKQSLTTTKHVHLNVAWKTKQFWLIWGVLCLNVSAGIGILAMASPLLQEVFGGHLIGLNLSINELNADQKKQIATYAAGFTGLLSLFNIGGRFFWASFSDVIGRKVTYFIFLSLGVLLYVAIPSITHAGNLALFVLCFCIILSMYGGGFATVPAYLADIFGSQMVGAIHGRLLTAWSVAGVLGTLLITNIRDYQLAHGVAKADSYDITMYILAGLLAVGFILNLMVRPVSEDKYMSDEELARERQTAHDRVQEPSSTAVTIDGSATTTPAIVVLLAWLAVGIPLAVGIWITIQKAIVLIH, encoded by the coding sequence TTGAATCATTACACGTTACTCTCAAAAGAACGGACCATCGCAAAGCCCGGATTCAACCGCTGGCTGGTTCCGCCAGCGGCGCTGGCGATTCACTTGTGCATTGGTATGGCATATGGTTTCTCAGTCTTTTGGCTACCTTTGTCCAAGGCCATTGGCATTGATAAAGCAGTAGCATGCCCCACGGGCAGTGGCTTAATGACACAGTTGTTTACCCAATCGTGCGATTGGAGTGTCTCCACACTCAGTATCATGTATACCTTATTTTTTGTGTTTCTAGGCTCTTCGGCTTTTCTGTTTGGCGGCTGGCTTGAGCATGCTGGTCCACGTAAAGCTGGACTTGTGGCGGCGGTTTGTTGGTGTGGTGGATTATTGCTGACTGCATTGGGCGTCTATGAGCATCAACTTTGGCTCATGTGGTTGGGTGGGGGAGTGATTGGTGGGATTGGATTGGGGCTTGGTTATATCTCCCCCGTCTCTACACTGATCAAGTGGTTCCCTGATAAGCGGGGTATGGCGACGGGCATGGCGATCATGGGGTTTGGCGGCGGGGCGATGATCGGTGCGCCACTCGCAGATTTTCTCATGCGTCATTTTGCAACGCCAACTTCTGTAGGAGTCTGGCAAACGTTCTTAGTGCTGGCTGGTATCTACTTTATCTTCATGGTTGGCGGTGCCTTTGGCTATCGTGTTCCTGCAACCGGCTGGAAACCCAGTGGCTGGAGTGAGTATAGTAGCAAAAAACAGAGCCTGACCACGACCAAACACGTACATCTCAACGTGGCATGGAAAACCAAACAGTTTTGGCTGATTTGGGGGGTACTCTGTTTAAATGTGTCCGCTGGCATTGGCATTCTGGCCATGGCATCGCCACTTCTACAGGAGGTCTTTGGCGGGCATTTGATCGGCTTGAACCTATCGATCAATGAGTTAAATGCTGATCAGAAAAAACAAATTGCCACGTACGCTGCTGGATTCACAGGGCTCTTATCCTTGTTCAATATTGGCGGACGTTTCTTCTGGGCCTCATTCTCTGATGTGATTGGTCGCAAAGTCACCTACTTTATTTTCCTTTCCCTCGGCGTACTGCTGTACGTCGCTATTCCAAGCATCACCCATGCCGGTAATTTGGCGCTTTTTGTGCTGTGCTTCTGCATTATCTTGTCGATGTATGGCGGTGGTTTTGCCACGGTTCCCGCTTATCTTGCCGATATCTTCGGCTCGCAAATGGTCGGTGCCATCCATGGTCGCCTGCTAACAGCATGGTCGGTGGCTGGTGTGTTGGGCACTCTATTGATTACCAATATTCGCGATTACCAACTCGCGCATGGAGTCGCCAAGGCAGATTCTTATGACATCACCATGTATATTTTGGCGGGTTTGTTGGCTGTGGGCTTTATCCTGAATTTAATGGTTCGACCTGTGAGTGAAGATAAGTATATGTCGGATGAAGAGTTGGCACGTGAGCGACAAACTGCCCATGACCGTGTTCAAGAGCCTTCTTCTACTGCCGTGACTATTGATGGCTCAGCTACGACGACACCCGCGATTGTTGTTTTACTGGCATGGCTGGCTGTGGGTATTCCGCTGGCGGTTGGCATATGGATCACGATTCAGAAGGCGATTGTGCTGATTCATTAA